Proteins encoded together in one Scheffersomyces stipitis CBS 6054 chromosome 5, complete sequence window:
- the RTA3 gene encoding putative transporter or flippase transmembrane protein (go_component integral to membrane~go_process response to xenobiotic stimulus) translates to MSLLELALSSWTPSDIPTRTTLSSIDPTHSSSLISLYTSAIARAMTEKDYVELRELSQTIRGAQASLTIIAAEEVLATATNEAVQAKATEAIFDATLNLKALEWDNNLYALTLNRPANIIYLVVFAICFFYTIAMLWKSRYHWYNITFFAGLGLEFAGFLGRVLSFSDDTNMNFYLLQYVSLTIAPAFLMGGIYFLFAQVVVIHGREYSILKPMWYSYLFIACDVLSLLIQAGGGGSASIASKNHQDTRPGTNTMIAGIAFQVVAMSIFLGFWFEFLQRVYFKNAKLEPTEYPLAKRSVKNFLKLLFNVKSVRQYRQEHLDPHYNPKYKSIREKQFFQFFPLAMTLAVVAIYIRCVYRVVELAQGFRGYLILHEVYLMVLDALMIAITGIIFIPFHPVWAIGSKNVVRLAHIKKNVDEKGSDLEEQTDPDSYVEEEDFSAGNTNFPSTDETK, encoded by the coding sequence ATGTCGCTTCTCGAGCTAGCACTATCGTCATGGACTCCGTCGGATATTCCTACTCGGACAACTCTTCTGAGCATTGACCCAACTCATTCTTCCAGCTTGATCTCTTTATACACTTCTGCCATAGCCAGGGCCATGACGGAAAAGGACTATGTCGAGCTCAGAGAACTTTCGCAAACTATCCGTGGAGCTCAGGCTTCGCTTACAATCATCGCAGCTGAGGAAGTTTTAGCTACAGCAACAAATGAGGCTGTACAAGCAAAGGCTACCGAAGCTATCTTTGACGCTactttgaacttgaaagCTCTTGAATGGGACAATAACTTGTACGCTTTGACGTTAAACAGACCAGCAAACATCATCTACTTGGTTGTTTTCGCTATCTGCTTCTTTTATACTATAGCCATGCTCTGGAAGTCGCGCTATCACTGGTACAACATCACTTTCTTTGCTGGTTTAGGTTTAGAATTTGCCGGTTTCTTAGGTAGGGTTCTTTCGTTTTCCGACGATACAAACATGAACTTTTACTTGTTGCAATACGTTTCTTTGACAATAGCCCCAGCGTTCCTAATGGGAGGGATATACTTCTTGTTTGCCCAAGTTGTGGTAATCCATGGTCGAGAGTACTCTATTTTGAAACCTATGTGGTATTCGTACTTGTTCATTGCCTGTGATGTCTTGTCTTTGCTTATTCAAgctggtggtggtggttCTGCTTCTATAGCATCCAAGAACCACCAGGATACAAGACCAGGTACCAATACCATGATTGCTGGTATTGCTTTCCAGGTCGTGGCCATGTCCATCTTCTTGGGCTTTTGGTTTGAATTCCTTCAAAGGGTCTACTTTAAAAATGCTAAACTAGAACCCACAGAATATCCATTGGCTAAAAGATCGGtaaagaacttcttgaagttgttgttcaacGTGAAATCCGTAAGACAATATAGACAGGAGCATTTGGATCCACACTACAACCCCAAGTACAAGTCTATTCGTGAAAAGCAATTTTTCCAGTTCTTTCCCTTAGCCATGACCTTAGCTGTTGTTGCCATTTACATCAGATGTGTTTATAGAGTTGTTGAGTTGGCCCAGGGTTTCCGTGGTTACTTGATTCTTCACGAAGTGTATTTGATGGTTTTGGATGCCTTAATGATCGCAATCACAGGAATCATTTTCATACCTTTCCACCCTGTTTGGGCCATAGGTTCGAAGAATGTTGTGAGATTGGCTcacatcaagaagaatgtcgACGAGAAAGGTTCtgatttggaagaacaGACCGATCCAGATTCGTATGtagaagaggaagatttCAGTGCGGGTAACACGAACTTCCCTTCAACGGATGAAACGAAATAG
- the HPD1 gene encoding 4-hydroxyphenylpyruvate dioxygenase (4HPPD) (HPD) (HPPDase), producing the protein LLKELPFLPTSSDPITEPDIDELLSDGHVNSKYPTDGFIKFFSLKICSSNAKQMSKYLQLAMDFKEIAYKGLENDSRLVGAHVIRNGDVTLEIVNTLETVEDDNVLKFPYFEKDLKQFPQLNESKYLRDFKITTNDLVFDFVNSRIESFSVSPNAHYFRRKLYNKIVSSRAFRNNMFDYNNLILNVINNSEVIYNDIMECTLIQKFLKTHGEGVMDISFLVEDVITIFDKAVAAGAGIIRLPKIISDCNGSVRLGTISIPKTDIQHTLIENIDYTGPFLPNYSESVTQYNSKYYDQMQNIPTVSFQCIDHCVENYSWNQMMAQAKLYASLFGFHKYWSADDHDIATDNTALRSIVMASGNGKIKMPINEPVKSKMRGQIEEFHDFNGGPGVQHIALRTNDIIDTVCALLARGIEFNTASDKYYTNLERLLREDDVALFEDFDTLRKLNILVDYDISTRNKKTGICNYLLQIFTKPLHDRPTLFIEIIQRHHHNGFGKGTFKGLFETIEEQQRIRGTLVQVDEDDDSQQST; encoded by the coding sequence CTACTTAAAGAACTTCCATTTTTGCCAACTTCTCTGGACCCCATAACTGAACCCGATATTGATGAATTACTTCTGGATGGTCATGTGAATTCTAAATATCCAACTGATGGGTTTATCAAGTTTTTCTCGCTTAAGATCTGCAGTTCCAACGCAAAACAGATGTCCaaatatctacaacttgCAATGGATTTCAAGGAGATCGCCTACAAAGGTTTAGAGAATGATTCTCGTTTGGTGGGAGCCCACGTCATTAGAAACGGGGATGTCActcttgaaattgtcaaTACTTTGGAAACTGTGGAAGATGACAATGTTTTAAAATTCCCCTATTTTGAAAAGGACTTGAAGCAATTTCCCCAGCTTAATGaactgaaatatttgagAGATTTCAAAATCACCACCAACGACCTAgtatttgattttgtcaatAGCAGAATTGAAAGTTTTTCTGTTAGTCCAAATGCTCAttacttcagaagaaagctTTACAATAAAATTGTCTCTTCTCGTGCTTTTAGGAATAATATGTTTGACTACAACAACCTTATCCTCAAtgtcatcaacaattcgGAGGTAATTTACAATGACATAATGGAATGTACATTGATTCAGAAGTTCCTTAAAACTCATGGTGAAGGAGTCATGGATATTagttttcttgttgaagatgtcatAACCATTTTCGATAAGGCAGTTGCCGCTGGAGCTGGTATTATTCGGTTGCCAAAGATCATTAGCGATTGTAACGGTTCCGTTAGGTTGGGAACAATCAGTATTCCCAAGACTGATATTCAGCACACCTTGATAGAGAATATCGATTATACGGGACCATTCTTACCTAATTACTCTGAGTCAGTGACCCAATACAACTCCAAATACTATGATCAGATGCAAAATATTCCAACAGTTAGTTTCCAATGCATCGATCACTGTGTAGAGAACTATTCTTGGAACCAAATGATGGCACAAGCAAAACTCTATGCATCTCTATTTGGATTTCACAAGTATTGGTCTGCTGATGATCATGATATAGCTACTGACAACACTGCTCTCAGATCAATCGTCATGGCATCCGGAAACGGGAAGATAAAGATGCCTATCAATGAGCCCGTGAAGTCAAAAATGAGAGgtcaaattgaagaattccaTGATTTCAATGGCGGCCCAGGTGTTCAACATATTGCATTGAGAACCAATGATATAATTGATACCGTGTGTGCCTTATTGGCTAGAGGAATTGAATTTAATACTGCTTCGGACAAATATTACACGAATTTGGAACGCCTTCTTAGAGAAGATGACGTTGCATTATTTGAGGATTTTGATACTCTCAGAAAGTTGAATATCTTGGTTGATTATGACATTTCTACCAGAAATAAAAAGACAGGGATTTGTAACTACCTACTACAGATCTTTACAAAACCATTACACGATCGGCCAACGCTTTTCATTGAAATTATTCAGAGACATCATCACAATGGATTTGGAAAGGGAACTTTTAAGGGTCTTTTCGAAACTATCGAAGAGCAACAGCGAATCAGAGGAACTCTTGTACAAgtagacgaagatgatgattCGCAACAAAGTACATAG
- the EFH1 gene encoding basic helix-loop-helix transcription factor (basic helix-loop-helix transcription factor Enhanced filamentous growth protein~go_function DNA binding; transcription factor activity~go_process regulation of transcription, DNA-dependent), which produces MSTPSQANLYNQEFTGTTASEQNLLPQSQNNTHSEIHILQQLPHQIQHSRPKSYMLNEPYIPLPPNYQAVQQNEYYTNNDYGNNLNTISPSLPLTNLTQGTSSGGQQGSAEQLSVPIQQQSIIQSQHDQHSHVYPSVFQQQQQQFYQQQQQPLGLQNPYQAQHTHMMAPSTYPKPLHNHSNSNTSTTTNSSSKISHSRNSSSSSTVQEYPDVAKPKIATVFWEDEKTICYQVRARGVLVSRREDTNFVNGTKLLNVIGMTRGKRDGILKTEKTRNVVKVGSMNLKGVWIPFDRAFEIARNEGVDEALHPLFVKDIKTFYKTKGYKLKISTEGNQIVKTPVGSPIQSTSPGTIDEKGPIRTTTPMVFNSSDALKNQNSFRTDCYES; this is translated from the coding sequence ATGTCAACACCTAGTCAGGCAAACTTGTACAATCAAGAGTTCACTGGCACAACTGCTTCAGAACAGAATTTATTACCTCAGTCACAAAACAATACCCACTCGGAAatccatattcttcaacaacttcctCACCAAATACAACATTCCCGACCAAAGTCTTACATGCTAAACGAACCTTATATTCCATTACCGCCGAATTATCAAGCAGTCCAACAAAATGAATACTACACTAACAACGACTATGGAAATAACTTGAACACTATTAGTCCATCTCTTCCGCTAACCAACCTTACTCAAGGTACTTCCTCTGGCGGACAACAGGGGTCAGCTGAACAGCTATCTGTGCCTATTCAGCAACAAAGTATAATTCAATCACAACATGATCAGCATCTGCATGTTTATCCTTCTGTAttccaacagcaacaacaacaattttatcaacagcagcaacagccgCTTGGATTGCAAAATCCCTACCAAGCCCAACATACCCATATGATGGCCCCTTCAACATATCCCAAACCGCTCCATAACCACTCTAACtcaaatacttcaactacaaccAACTCTTCACTGAAAATCTCACACTCAAGAAATTCATCCTCTTCTAGTACTGTccaagaatatccagaCGTTGCAAAGCCGAAAATTGCTACTGTCTTCTGGGAGGACGAAAAGACTATATGCTACCAGGTGAGAGCAAGAGGTGTCTTAGTTTCTAGAAGAGAAGATACTAACTTTGTCAATGGTacaaaattgttgaatgtAATAGGGATGACTCGAGGTAAAAGGGATGGTATTCTCAAGACGGAAAAGACCCGCAACGTTGTCAAGGTAGGATCCATGAACCTCAAAGGGGTCTGGATTCCTTTCGACAGAGCATTCGAAATTGCTAGAAACGaaggagttgatgaagCATTGCACCCACTCTTTGTCAAGGACATTAAGACCTTTTACAAGACTAAAGGTtacaaattgaagatttcaacAGAGGGTAATCAGATCGTCAAAACCCCGGTTGGCAGTCCCATACAATCCACAAGTCCTGGCACCATTGATGAAAAGGGACCAATTAGAACCACCACACCCATGGTATTCAACTCGTCAGACGctttgaagaatcaaaattCCTTTCGCACTGACTGCTATGAATCTTGA
- a CDS encoding predicted protein (go_component membrane~go_function amino acid-polyamine transporter activity~go_process amino acid transport): MSSSTDVSAGSATPKERRKSFLDFGGPNSLANFASSYSRAQAYVGSSLLEQTASEVRINDEMSPNTSPFLRPSGDIEEGAILEDDEEITGFPAPNGYDHITTFQFPTTPTEETPLFHSEPSVRKMSVNSVSSFALITGSSTAPQTVFNSINTLLGIAMLTLPFGMKLTGWVLGTAMLAVSSVLTATTAKFLGRILRKHRGLRTYGDISHLYGGPTFSFFVTGLFSLDLLMASLSLILLFTDSFLLLLPGVKPAVFKAAIVAAGFLLSLFPLTILSILSLIGILCTVCIIIVIVFCGFLVETPPGSLLVPAATNLWPSDIKHVFLSLGIFMAPWGGHPVFPELYNDMRHPSKFSNCCNVSFAITFSFDYFIAVIGFVMYGLTCEDSIIKNLMSNPNYPAWVNPLICFFMGLIPVSKLPLITKPIVTVYESILGLHTHQLQHQKKSGVVEKPHDPHFYTRILCRFIYCSFLLAVSLTINSFGKLVSFVGAAICFTLCLVLPFLFYLHFFKEELSKIQQYFLVMGIVIGIAGSILGTYASITMDVNI, from the coding sequence ATGTCGAGCAGCACAGACGTGTCGGCAGGTTCTGCTACTCCCAAGgagagaagaaagtcatttcttgactttggtGGACCCAATTCCCTCGCCAACTTTGCCTCTTCTTATTCCAGGGCGCAGGCATATGTAGGTTCTTCACTTTTGGAACAGACAGCTTCAGAGGTCAGGATTAACGATGAAATGTCACCTAATACTTCACCTTTCTTGAGACCGCTGGGAGACATAGAAGAAGGCGCTATCCTAGAAGACGACGAGGAAATTACTGGTTTTCCTGCTCCTAATGGTTATGACCATATAACGACTTTCCAATTCCCTACGACTCCTACGGAAGAAACGCCTTTATTTCATAGTGAACCATCTGTGAGAAAGATGTCAGTGAATTCAGTCAGCTCATTTGCACTCATCACTGGAAGCTCTACAGCACCTCAGACGGttttcaactccatcaaTACCCTTTTGGGAATAGCCATGTTAACCCTTCCATTTGGAATGAAACTCACAGGTTGGGTGTTAGGAACAGCCATGTTAGCTGTGAGTTCCGTCTTGACTGCAACAACAGCCAAATTCTTGGGAAGAATTCTAAGAAAACACCGTGGATTGCGTACTTATGGAGACATTTCTCATTTATATGGTGGACCCACTTTTCTGTTCTTTGTGACTGGCTTGTTCTCGTTAGATTTGTTAATGGCGTCTCTCTCATTAATTTTGCTTTTCACAGATTCctttttgcttttgctTCCAGGAGTTAAGCCAGCCGTGTTTAAAGCTGCAATCGTAGCTGCTGGTTTTCTCTTGTCCTTGTTCCCGCTTACCATTCTTTCTATTTTGAGTTTGATTGGTATTCTTTGTACTGTTTGCATTATTATCGTCATTGTATTCTGTGGATTTCTTGTAGAGACACCACCTGGATCACTTTTGGTTCCAGCCGCAACGAACTTGTGGCCATCGGATATTAAACATGTATTCCTTTCTTTGGGTATTTTCATGGCACCATGGGGTGGTCATCCTGTCTTTCCTGAGTTGTACAATGATATGAGACATCCActgaagttttcaaattgctGTAACGTCTCGTTTGCTATTACATTCAGTTTTGACTACTTTATTGCTGTCATTGGTTTTGTAATGTACGGATTGACGTGTGAAGACTCCATCATTAAGAATCTCATGTCGAACCCTAACTACCCAGCATGGGTTAATCCTttgatctgtttcttcatgGGACTTATTCCGGTTTCGAAATTACCATTAATTACCAAACCTATTGTCACCGTCTATGAATCTATCTTGGGCTTGCATACTCACCAgcttcaacatcaaaagaAGTCAGGAGTTGTGGAAAAGCCACATGATCCTCACTTCTATACAAGAATCCTTTGTAGATTTATCTACtgtctgtttcttcttgcaGTTTCCTTGACCATTAATTCGTTTGGTAAGTTGGTCTCGTTTGTGGGTGCGGCTATTTGCTTCACACTTTGTCTTGTCTTACCATTCCTATTCTACTTGCATTTTTTCAAGGAAGAATTACTGAAGATTCAACAATACTTCTTGGTGATGGGTATTGTCATCGGTATTGCGGGCTCGATACTTGGTACTTATGCCTCCATTACTATGGATGTGAACATATAG
- a CDS encoding predicted protein, with protein sequence MFPQTVYYSRPMDSVQYQNKHYPHVQLHPHQVLNQQQQPSQPPLTPLDLTYSQSMLPSNLLMGSPYFASPASMHFPPQAQQHAVYQMVPPSPVMASPRQNHRTFSHSSHHSNSHNHNHHSQHGSPYLTHLNNTTSSNSSNSLLNHNLDQLNLSRTVILKNLDPNLTLNDLLNEVEYGPIEYCKMFTKATSKSILARDPSYPKEVKVCYISFINSKISILFHLRYLKNASQMSALKAKLNDSKHLRIQLNDTASVSPIGSATNTLVPTTNNQDFIKLKTLNYILEFNATRCLLIKFTIKIKPEIADVPENSRIEHIKLFINNQCLKFGDVEDFIIDLNTQIEQNSQSDKKSEVTVDSDDSALAAPPLRTSETEEAAKEEEDPDSKELKESEEQIEDEKDSTNQATPSESDVRFPGSVIVHFTSIDAAIKTYESYLRRIQHDIQRLINNKEGTTKKRTSRDVNEVNLRYDIKFSNVSFHQDRCDRTPVEPASNLQKKKSKPSVGGAGVTKSHIQQFTNIPEEDVDPLDTASDILAGSGSASKSDCTAPAHQNLMDSLSPTSSLVDDPSLSISSGESPIPMSKQPVVGHRDEVDVADDDDSLDHDVLNSSNYSTSVMSQNSGYSPYPRYQALQTYFPAMMPIMPTTSHPGMSNPVGPSSGSATGSNYQMNPDPFNVGNRTIYLGNLHPNTTIEEIANNVRAGGLVESINYHQEKKVCFITFVDPGIALKFYLNHQVLHQLIIHGYDITVGWAKQHSGPVSREVSLAVTAGASRNVYIGIKLIREPNPDGSTPVKPRLPAEDELREDFSKFGELEQINFYHNKDCGFLNFLHIIDAIKLVEIFENDAKIAISKLRKLLRHEKTEDVDIFYNKYKPFKISFAKDRCGNQPKFSFKKKMSGTGSTYKQYQQNRNKSIPKNKKDKFGDEVYDDEDYDEETRMNETDAFMAETISEEAAMVFGIISNSEKQENEEEKAEVAEDLEKNGDSAEAEIFPAVEESKDGKNPAVDNILGISEATEPEDNGDEELDEDEEDEDDVSIIIGSDETTSTTAHNSNKEYKKRSNSANGNHQQSNGRFQQRVYHNRYNNSDLSIHMKKSSRNSSNVSLNSNYGKYSHPPSVQHHQGFKFASSPYMQQQVYYYPQSGRNGSVSAVRPAPVYAPSYNGNFYPGQAIPAPPQQFYQPAPQQRYNPASSVAPPVHKGGMYSTSGSQVMAQYLAKSQHDNLIYAANILANEVDVDEDSEYDQYVYSSRHASVSSNKSKR encoded by the coding sequence ATGTTCCCTCAGACAGTATACTACTCACGACCAATGGACCTGGTCCAGTACCAGAACAAACACTATCCGCACGTTCAACTCCACCCCCATCAGGTTTTGaaccaacagcagcagccgTCGCAGCCTCCATTGACACCTCTTGATCTCACCTACTCCCAGTCTATGCTTCCCTCTAATTTGTTGATGGGTTCACCCTACTTTGCCCTGCCAGCTTCTATGCATTTCCCACCACAGGCACAACAACATGCAGTGTATCAGATGGTTCCTCCACTGCCAGTGATGGCTTCACCAAGACAGAACCACCGTACCTTTAGTCACAGTAGCCATCACAGCAATAGCCATAACCATAACCACCATAGTCAACACGGCTCACCATACTTGACCCATCTCAACAACACAACGTCTTCCAATTCGTCCAACTCGTTATTAAATCACAACTTGGACCAGTTGAATCTTCTGAGAACAGTCATCCTCAAGAATCTTGATCCAAACTTGACTCTTAATGATCTCTTGAACGAAGTCGAATATGGGCCCATCGAGTATTGTAAGATGTTCACGAAGGCTACTTCGAAGTCGATACTTGCGCGTGACCCCAGTTATCCCAAGGAGGTCAAAGTCTGTTACATATCGttcatcaactccaagatcTCAATCTTGTTCCACCTCAggtatttgaagaatgcGTCACAGATGTCGGCTCTTAAGGCCAAGTTAAATGACTCGAAGCATTTGCGTATTCAGCTCAACGATACGGCCTCAGTGAGTCCGATCGGCTCGGCAACCAACACATTGGTACCTACGACAAACAACCAGgacttcatcaagttgaagactttgaacTACATCTTGGAGTTTAACGCTACGCGTTGTTTGCTCATAAAGTTCACCATTAAGATAAAACCTGAGATTGCGGATGTGCCTGAGAATCTGCGTATCGAACACATCAAGTTGTTTATAAATAACCAGTGTTTGAAGTTTGGCGATGTGGAGGACTTTATAATCGACTTAAATACTCAGATAGAGCAAAATTCGCAGCTGGATAAGAAATCTGAAGTCACGGTGGATTCTGATGACTCTGCTTTGGCCGCACCGCCTTTGAGGActtctgaaactgaagaagcagccaaggaagaggaagatcCAGACTCTAAGGAACTCaaagaatctgaagaacaaattgaagatgagaAGGATTCAACAAATCAAGCGACACCATCTGAATCTGATGTGCGTTTTCCAGGGTCTGTAATAGTTCATTTCACATCGATAGATGCTGCCATCAAGACATACGAAAGTTACTTGCGCCGTATCCAGCATGATATTCAAAggttgatcaacaacaaagaaGGCActacgaagaagagaactTCTCGTGATGTCAATGAAGTCAACCTCAGATACGACATCAAGTTCAGCAACGTCTCGTTTCACCAAGATAGATGTGACAGAACTCCAGTAGAACCTGCAAGcaatcttcaaaagaagaagtccaagCCTTCTGTGGGTGGAGCAGGTGTGACCAAACTGCATATTCAACAGTTCACCAACATTCCTGAGGAAGATGTAGACCCTCTTGACACTGCCAGCGACATCTTAGCAGGAAGCGGATCTGCTTCCAAATCAGATTGTACAGCACCAGCACACCAGAACTTGATGGATTCTTTAAGTCCTACGTCTTCTCTTGTAGACGATCCTTCGTTATCCATCAGTTCTGGCGAGTCTCCGATTCCTATGAGCAAGCAGCCAGTTGTAGGTCATCGAGACGAAGTGGATGTAgctgatgatgacgatCTGCTTGACCACGACGTGTTGAACAGTTCTAACTACTCTACTTCGGTCATGAGTCAAAATAGTGGATACTCTCCTTACCCCAGATATCAGGCTCTTCAAACATATTTCCCTGCCATGATGCCTATCATGCCTACCACCAGCCATCCCGGTATGTCCAATCCTGTCGGTCCCTCATCTGGTTCTGCTACGGGATCTAATTACCAAATGAACCCAGATCCGTTCAACGTTGGTAATAGAACTATTTATTTGGGTAACTTGCATCCCAACACTactattgaagaaatcgccAACAACGTCAGAGCAGGTGGTCTAGTTGAATCAATCAATTACCATCAGGAGAAGAAGGTTTGCTTCATCACTTTCGTGGATCCAGGGATTGCTCTCAAGTTCTACTTGAATCATCAGGTGTTGCACCAGTTGATTATCCATGGTTATGATATTACTGTTGGCTGGGCTAAGCAACACAGTGGACCTGTGAGCAGAGAAGTCTCTCTTGCTGTTACTGCTGGTGCCTCCAGAAATGTGTACATTGgcatcaagttgatcagaGAGCCTAATCCTGATGGCTCTACTCCAGTAAAACCTAGATTAccagctgaagatgaattgCGTGAAGACTTCTCCAAGTTTGGGGAATTGGAACAAATCAACTTTTACCATAACAAAGACTGCggtttcttgaacttcCTTCACATAATCGATGCTATCAAGTTAGTGGAAATATTTGAGAATGATGCTAAGATTGCCATTAGCAAACTTCGTAAGTTGCTCAGGCACGAGAAGActgaagatgttgatatcttctacaacaagtacaagcCATTCAAAATCAGTTTCGCTAAGGACAGATGTGGAAACCAACCTAAATTTagcttcaagaagaagatgagtGGAACAGGTTCTACTTACAAACAATACCAACAGAATAGGAACAAACTGATCCCTAAGAATAAGAAGGACAAGTTTGGTGATGAGGTTtacgatgacgaagactatgacgaagaaaccagaatGAATGAAACTGATGCGTTCATGGCTGAAACAATCAGTGAAGAAGCTGCAATGGTCTTTGGAATCATCAGCAATTCGGAAAAGcaagagaatgaagaagaaaaggctgaagttgctgaagatcttgaaaaaaatGGAGATTCTGCAGAAGCTGAAATTTTCCCTGCAGTTGAGGAATCAAAGGACGGCAAAAATCCAGCAGTTGATAACATTTTGGGAATCAGTGAAGCAACTGAGCCCGAAGATAATGGGgatgaagaacttgacgaagatgaagaagacgaggaTGATGTTTCCATCATTATTGGTTCAGATGAAACTACTTCCACTACTGCTCACAATAGCAATAAGGAATACAAGAAGCGTAGCAATTCAGCTAACGGAAACCATCAACAGAGCAACGGTCGTTTCCAACAAAGAGTTTACCACAACAGGTATAACAATTCTGATTTGTCTATTCATATGAAAAAGTCGTCTAGAAACTCGTCCAACGTGTCTTTGAATTCTAACTACGGCAAGTACTCGCATCCTCCTTCGGTCCAACACCACCAGGGTTTCAAGTTTGCTTCATCTCCATATATGCAGCAACAGGTGTATTACTACCCTCAATCAGGTAGAAATGGCAGCGTGTCGGCAGTTAGACCAGCTCCAGTGTATGCACCAAGCTACAATGGAAATTTCTATCCAGGCCAGGCTATTCCAGCACCTCCACAGCAATTCTATCAACCAGCACCTCAACAGCGTTATAATCCGGCATCGTCAGTTGCTCCACCAGTGCACAAGGGAGGGATgtattcaacttcaggCTCGCAAGTGATGGCTCAGTATTTGGCCAAATCTCAGCATGACAATTTAATCTACGCGGCCAACATTCTTGCCAATGAGGTTGATGTGGATGAGGACTCCGAGTACGACCAGTATGTTTACTCCAGCAGACACGCTAGTGTCAGCTCCAACAAGTCGAAGAGATGA
- a CDS encoding predicted protein (go_function GTP binding~go_process small GTPase mediated signal transduction), with protein sequence MAQEVPTFKLVLVGDGGTGKTTFVKRHLTGEFEKKYIATLGVEVHPLGFHTNFGELKFDVWDTAGQEKFGGLRDGYYINGQCGIIMFDVTSRITYKNVPNWHRDLVRVCENIPIVLCGNKVDVKERKVKAKTITFHRKKNLQYYDISAKSNYNFEKPFLWLARKLVGNPQLEFVASPALAPPEVQVDADLMQKYQQEMEQATALPLPDEDDADL encoded by the coding sequence ATGGCTCAAGAAGTTCCTACTTTCAAATTAGTATTGGTTGGAGACGGTGGTACCGGTAAGACCACCTTCGTCAAGAGACACTTGACAGGTgagtttgaaaagaaataCATTGCCACCTTGGGTGTCGAAGTCCACCCTTTGGGCTTCCACACCAACTTCGGtgaattgaagtttgatGTTTGGGACACTGCCGGACAAGAAAAGTTTGGTGGTTTGAGAGACGGTTACTACATCAATGGTCAGTGTGGTATCATCATGTTCGACGTCACCTCGAGAATCACCTACAAGAACGTTCCTAACTGGCACAGAGACTTGGTCAGAGTGTGTGAAAACATCCCAATCGTGTTGTGTGGTAACAAGGTCGACGTCAAAGAACGTAAGGTCAAGGCCAAGACCATCACCTTCcacagaaagaagaacttgcaaTACTACGATATCTCTGCCAAGTCCAACTACAACTTCGAAAAGCCATTCTTGTGGTTGGCTAGAAAGTTGGTCGGTAACCCTCAGTTGGAATTCGTTGCCTCCCCAGCCTTGGCTCCTCCAGAAGTTCAAGTCGATGCCGACTTGATGCAAAAATACCAGCAGGAAATGGAACAGGCCACTGCCTTGCCATTGCctgatgaagacgacgcCGACTTGTAA